Genomic window (Paenibacillus sp. 37):
GTTATTTTGCTCGTAAGACTAACTAACACATGTTTAGAACCCAACTCTATAACTTCAGTAACCCCATTTGCAACCAGATAGAGCATAGACTCTGACCATCTTACAGGCATCGTCATCTGCATGTTTAAATAATCAACGACAGATCGATCAGACTCATAGGGTGCTGCTGTAACATTGGAAATAATCGGGTATATTGCATGGGCATATTGATATTGATCCAATTCAACTTTGAATTGTTCTGCTGCGGTTTGCATCATGGGAGAATGATAGGGACCACTTACATTGATATAAGAATGTTTCGCTCTCAAAACTTCTGTCCTTTTAATAATTTCTTGTATAGAGTGCCGATGTCCCGAAATGACAAACTGCTGGCCAGCGTTCATACAAGCCACACAAGCAGGACGCTCGATCGTGGAAACTTGTTCGCATATGTTTTGAAGTGTATCTAAATGAATACCTGAAATGGCGGCCATGGTACCTTTCTGATCCGAGTCTGCATTGTGCATAATACTCCCTCGTTGTCTTACCAGTTTAATGGCGTCATGAAATGAGAGAACACCTGCGCATACCAGAGCCGAATATTCTCCCAAACTATGCCCAGCCAAATAAGCGGGTTCCATCCCTATTTCTTGCATATAAACTTGATAAGCAATGACACTAACAGTCAAAAGTGCAGGCTGAGCATTCATTGTCATTGTCAAATCAGCCATGCTACCTTCAAAACATAACTTTCTCAAATCGAAAGAAATGGCATCACTGGCTTCTTCAAATAACTTCTTAGCCACATCGAAGTTATTCCAAAAGTCTCTACCCATCCCAACCATCTGAGAACCTTGTCCAGGAAACAACAGAGCTACATTACTCATCCAGCATCCTCCATGTATCAACTTTATATTTCATGCACTTCGACAACATAAAACCAATAAATTCCTTGTTTTCAAAATTTATAATAAACTTTCATTAGGAGTTATGCAATAATAAAGTCAAAAGGAGGGTCATCTATTTCTATGAACGGAAACTCACGATTCTCCTTACCTGGAATCCTATACTGCAACGGACGTGAAAAAAAGACCCTGCAATAATATATGCAGGATCTAAAATAAGTTTTGGGACAAAGGGTGTACGTATTACCCGTTTTCCAGATTGTCTCATTACTTTATCAAGTGATCAATCCATACTTCACAAAACTATGATACAATCCATCTTCCTCTACTGTTCCAGTAATATCATCTGCAATGGCTTTCAGACCTGGCTTTGCATTACCCATGGCAATGCCGATGTTACAAAATTCCAACATCTCGGCATCATTCATGCCATCACCGATGGCAAATGTATCTTCTTGGGACATGCCCAGATGCTTCAGCAGATCGGCGATCGCAATGGCTTTGTGAATGCCAGGGATCATCAGTTCACCACTTCCTTCACCAAAGATCGGCACAGTGCACTGAATGACTTCGAATTTCCCTTCAAACTCTTGCTTGATTCGCTCAAACGGGATAGCTGAGCTCTCCAAGAAACATACTTTGTTCACATCATCCTTGTACAGATCGGCCTCTCCATACGTCAATCCGGCAATAAACGGGTGCGGTTTCAGCTCCTTCTTCTCTCTGGCTACAGGGTCATTCTCCACATCGCCATAGATACGGCGTTCCAGGTGAGGTTGAAGATTGCTACTCGCGTACAATGCCGAATTGGATTCAAGGTAGAAGTCAATGCCATTCTCATTAAAGAAATCGACCATATGTCGAACATCTTCCGCTGTTACCCTTTTGTGATATAACACATCCTTGCCAAACTCAACATAACCCCCACCTGCACCAATCAGACCATCGAATCCGACATCCCAGATGGAATCATAAATTTCTGCTTTGGATCGGCCTGTACATAAATAGAGCAGATATCCGTTCTCTCTGGCCTGTTTACAAGCCTTCTGTGCTGACAACGGAATGTTTCCATCATCGTCGACCAATGTGCCATCAATATCAATAAAAACAATTTTTCGCTTCGTTTTGTTCATCTGCCTAGCCCCCATCATGTATGTTGTTTATGTCTAACCGTGCGAGTGCCGACAGGCATTTTCCTTTTACAAAATTACCTATTCCGTGGTGTTCGCTGATCGATCAACTTCTCCAAAAATTCGGCAAAAGAATCCGCGTATACTTCAGGTTCCCCATTAAAATAATCCAAACGCATCACTTTGTACTCTCCAAGGTGATCTGCCGTCCGCGTATCAAAATAGTAATATTCATCTTCGTCCGGTACAAACAGTTCCAGCTTCCCTTCCTTCTTCGTGTCTTCGTCGGCAAGTCGGTATCTATACAAAATATCAGTGTCCGCATACTCTCGGTGTTCTGGAGGCGATATGGTCAGAATTCCGGTTCCACTTAACATCGCTATGCCATAATTCAGAAGCCACCAGCGATAGGACGGAGGTAACGGAAAGCCCAACTCCTGTTCAATTTCGGTAATCCAGCTCTCTTGAACTTGATGATTCGGGAACCAGCGTATAACCTCGGTATGCTCCAGTTTCTCAATCAGACTTGAATACATGGATAGATCTCCTCCAATACCATTGTAATGTCATTTGGTTATGATTACCTTCATCCCAACTTGTCCATATGTACAGTTTGCCAGTCATCATTTTCCTCAGCAATAACCGTATACCCTTGACGTTTCCAGAAATCTACGGCTCCTGGCAAGAAGCGATGTGTATGCAAGTAGAGTGTCGTATAGTGCATATCCTTCACCACATTCTCCAGTTCTTTTACCAGCAGGGAACCAATGCCGTATCTGCGATACGCAGGATCTACATAACATTTCACAATTTCGGCTGCGGACTGGGCTGCATATCGGCCGTCCACGGCCTGAATACGTCCATCATATGGTAATATCCCAATCGTTCCGACGATGCCCGCATCCCCTGTCATTGCAACAAGAAAAATCGATTCATTGGATTCCAGATAATGTTCTGTGAACTGCTCGAAATCCACAGGTAACCTCGTGTGATCCATCATGGGAAACACTTCTCTGCGTACACGCATGGCAAAATCAATGGCATCATGAATCTGGTGTGCCTGAACTGGTGTGACTGTCGGTATACTCTGAAGTTGTGTCAATAAATCCACATTCCTTATCCTCTGTATTAGGAGCTACCTCTCGGCCCTGCCTTAAATCTTGTTCATGCCAAAGCGGCTCACTTCATATCATCTTACCGAATTTATCCCTTCCTATCAATCTATCTACACTACTAACCAAATTAAAAACATGCCCTCACAGTCTGATAGAGTTCGCATACGATAAGGCGTGTCACAATCCATGTTGGAGGGAGAAACGCAAATGTGGTTATGGTTAGGTGTTTTTGGTTTCATTTCGCTAGCAATAATCGTGTTCGTGTATCGTTTTCTGGACCAACGTGCCGAGAGCAAGTTTCACCCACATGCCCCCAAGCAGCTCTTAGTCAAATTCAAGGAAGGTACAACACCAGATGAGATGCACACCCTTCACAAAAAAGGGAGATGTAAAGTCGCGGAAACATACGAGGATTTGGGTTGGTACCGTGTGGAATCCCGCAAAAAAATGCACCGGATCCTGAAACATTACAAAGATCATGAGTTGATTGAACATGCAGAGCCAAATTACCTTGTTGAGGCTTCCTTCACCCCTAACGACCCTTTCTTCCCTTACCAGTATAACCTGTCCAAAATCAATGCACCCGCTGCATGGGATATCACTCAAAGTAACAGCTCTGTTAAAATCGCCATTATCGACACTGGTGTACAGCTAAACCACCCAGAATTGGCTTCCAAGCTCATCCCCGGTTACGATTATGTTGATTATGATAATATCCCTGAAGACGGGAACGGACATGGTACACATGTAGCAGGGATCGCTGCTTCTGTTACCAACAATGGGGTGGGCATCGCAGGCGCTGCACCACTTGCATCCATCGTTCCGCTCCGGGTCCTGGATAACAACGGGCAAGGAACGGTCGGTAATGTGGGTAACGGTCTTGTCTATGCTGCCAATAACGGTGTACAGGTGGTTAACCTGAGCCTTGGTGGTCCGATGGGAGACGCATTCCTCCAAGCTGCTGTGCAGTATGCCTGGGATCGTGGAGCCGTAATTATTGCTGCAGCCGGCAACGACAACACTACATTCCCGATCGTACCCGCATCGTATCCCAACGTCATAGCTGTCGCTTCAACCAATCCTTCCGATCTCAAATCCAATTTCTCCAACTATGGTTCGTGGGTCGATATGGCTGCACCAGGAGATACCATCCTATCCACCTATCTGGGTGGTTCCTATGCCTACCTAAGTGGAACATCCATGGCAGCACCACATGTGGCTGGAGTAGCTGCACTTCTCGCTGCACAAGGTAAAACCAATGCCCAGATTCGGGATGCACTATGCTTTGCTTCTGATCCAGTATCCGGCTCCGGAGTCTACTGGACGTATGGACGATTGAATGCCTATCGGAGCTTACAGGTGCCATAATACACCTACTATCGCTCATGATTGCACACAGGGCATATCCTTTCCATTTTTACACAAATTAAAAAACGAAGGGGCATCTGTAAGTAAGATGCTCCTTCGTTTGGTTAAAAAGTATTCGAGGTTAAACTTTTGCTGCCCAAAGCTCTATTTCAATTTTAATCTCTGGTAAACCTAACGCCGTAATATATCCAATCGTCATTGCAGGATAATCCGTACTAAATAATTGTCCCCACTCGGCATATAAGAAATCCCAATCGATTTCCTCGGTTGCCCATACGTTCACTTTGATAATATGTTCAGCATCTAAACGCTCAGATTCGAGCACTGTTTTAATATTATTAAATGTATTAGTGACTTGCTCATTCAGACTCTCTGGAAAAAGTCCATTATGATCTGCTCCAATTTGACCCGAAGTCACAAATAACTCTGCATTCCTCGGGATTCTTGTAATATGCGTGTACTGCCCTACAGGAGCTGGCATTTTTTCTGGATTTGTTCTAGTAATTTTGTCCATATTCATCTGGATTACCTCATCATTCTTAAGATTTTTCTGCGTTATTTCCTAGTTTCCTTCCGATTTTGGGCAGACTTCACCCTTGGAATAGATTCTAGAAAAAGACAGCAGTGGAGTATCCATATCCCGAAGATATAAACGCAAGTGATTTTTTCTTCATGAGTGGATGCTCCTCCCTTCTTAAGTGACAAGCTTCTCTTCATTTCTTTATTATATCGGAAAGCCACATCAGGGGTCAAATTCATCCCCTCATAAACAAAGAGCAATCCCGTTATAACGAGACTGCTCTTTGTTTATTCTATAGCATCGAACACCTTGTATTAGAAATATTGTGCGCCATTACTTGCAATGACATCTTTGTACCAGTGAAAACTCTTCTTTTTCACTCTGCGAAGTGTGCCCGTACCATCATTATTTCGGTCTACATAGATATAGCCATAACGTTTCTTCATCTCTCCGGTACCCGCACTGACCAGGTCAATCGGTCCCCAGCTTGTGTAACCTATCAGCTCGACACCATCTTGAATCGCTTCAGCCATCTCGGCAAAATGACTATTCAAATATTCGATGCGATAGTCATCTTCAACGGAGTCATTGTCTAACAACACATCGGTTGCGCCAAGTCCATTTTCTACGATAAACAACGGTTTGCCATAGCGGTCATGAAGCTGATTACATGTAATACGGAGTCCTTTGGGATCAATGGTCCATCCCCACTCGGAAGCTTGCAGATAAGGGTTCTTCACCGAACCAAATACATTGCCTTCTG
Coding sequences:
- a CDS encoding S8 family peptidase is translated as MWLWLGVFGFISLAIIVFVYRFLDQRAESKFHPHAPKQLLVKFKEGTTPDEMHTLHKKGRCKVAETYEDLGWYRVESRKKMHRILKHYKDHELIEHAEPNYLVEASFTPNDPFFPYQYNLSKINAPAAWDITQSNSSVKIAIIDTGVQLNHPELASKLIPGYDYVDYDNIPEDGNGHGTHVAGIAASVTNNGVGIAGAAPLASIVPLRVLDNNGQGTVGNVGNGLVYAANNGVQVVNLSLGGPMGDAFLQAAVQYAWDRGAVIIAAAGNDNTTFPIVPASYPNVIAVASTNPSDLKSNFSNYGSWVDMAAPGDTILSTYLGGSYAYLSGTSMAAPHVAGVAALLAAQGKTNAQIRDALCFASDPVSGSGVYWTYGRLNAYRSLQVP
- a CDS encoding GNAT family N-acetyltransferase → MTQLQSIPTVTPVQAHQIHDAIDFAMRVRREVFPMMDHTRLPVDFEQFTEHYLESNESIFLVAMTGDAGIVGTIGILPYDGRIQAVDGRYAAQSAAEIVKCYVDPAYRRYGIGSLLVKELENVVKDMHYTTLYLHTHRFLPGAVDFWKRQGYTVIAEENDDWQTVHMDKLG
- a CDS encoding Cof-type HAD-IIB family hydrolase, with amino-acid sequence MNKTKRKIVFIDIDGTLVDDDGNIPLSAQKACKQARENGYLLYLCTGRSKAEIYDSIWDVGFDGLIGAGGGYVEFGKDVLYHKRVTAEDVRHMVDFFNENGIDFYLESNSALYASSNLQPHLERRIYGDVENDPVAREKKELKPHPFIAGLTYGEADLYKDDVNKVCFLESSAIPFERIKQEFEGKFEVIQCTVPIFGEGSGELMIPGIHKAIAIADLLKHLGMSQEDTFAIGDGMNDAEMLEFCNIGIAMGNAKPGLKAIADDITGTVEEDGLYHSFVKYGLIT
- the fabD gene encoding ACP S-malonyltransferase, which produces MSNVALLFPGQGSQMVGMGRDFWNNFDVAKKLFEEASDAISFDLRKLCFEGSMADLTMTMNAQPALLTVSVIAYQVYMQEIGMEPAYLAGHSLGEYSALVCAGVLSFHDAIKLVRQRGSIMHNADSDQKGTMAAISGIHLDTLQNICEQVSTIERPACVACMNAGQQFVISGHRHSIQEIIKRTEVLRAKHSYINVSGPYHSPMMQTAAEQFKVELDQYQYAHAIYPIISNVTAAPYESDRSVVDYLNMQMTMPVRWSESMLYLVANGVTEVIELGSKHVLVSLTSKITKRIVPYSLSQPSDLLMLTNTQERKNKRISIRKKLLSELTVTALISRNYNPDSISYTQTVEPLFHQLQRAKEQVNNNEYELSEEEINDALQVCHSIIIAKKIPLDGTALIDAI
- a CDS encoding RidA family protein, translated to MNMDKITRTNPEKMPAPVGQYTHITRIPRNAELFVTSGQIGADHNGLFPESLNEQVTNTFNNIKTVLESERLDAEHIIKVNVWATEEIDWDFLYAEWGQLFSTDYPAMTIGYITALGLPEIKIEIELWAAKV
- a CDS encoding SMI1/KNR4 family protein, encoding MYSSLIEKLEHTEVIRWFPNHQVQESWITEIEQELGFPLPPSYRWWLLNYGIAMLSGTGILTISPPEHREYADTDILYRYRLADEDTKKEGKLELFVPDEDEYYYFDTRTADHLGEYKVMRLDYFNGEPEVYADSFAEFLEKLIDQRTPRNR